Proteins encoded by one window of Rhodamnia argentea isolate NSW1041297 chromosome 6, ASM2092103v1, whole genome shotgun sequence:
- the LOC115745906 gene encoding scarecrow-like protein 34 encodes MESNFTGFTYAVDDFETNSLTYPANADHSQNLSDGFNVDKLYVDFNSAEITSLLHQAEPAYHDPSVAVNLDGDLDFPSTDVSSKDGSLHHSTSPDDESPNQGGEPFSPSDYSNSPDPVLRYIHQMLMEENVEEQPWIIPDDLALQDTEKSLYDVLSEKCTFSPEQAVQFDISQFIGSPSSNSYGSSSDQGGDGTTDTRTNRTQSPGANSPDNPEGKNHASLHGPYPGDGVLPLNIDTNSQLYTNPIEGLQHRDEFGDSLSTNLLVSNMFSNSDSVLQFNKGLEEARKFLPSSIQLSINREDDKLAPNVREPEKNGTDYEKRLKSLSESGSKGRKNHKRDDESFEEGRSNKQSASYTEDSDLSEMLDRVLLGSCVKGQLSGCTPTNMSQTNGPPGPNGSRGRRKKGNKSTVDLRSLLILCAQAVSANDFRTAYELLKQIRQDSSASGDGSQRLAHYFANGLEARLAGSVSDKQSFFNSTELQKRTVADKLKAYQLHLSACPFKKLPILFANFMLRKVAATAKVLHIIDFGIGYGFQWPILIQELSKREGGSPELRITGIDFPQSGFRPAQRIEDTGRRLTKYCERFKVPFEFHALPSRNWECIRVEDLNIRSGELVAVNCLSRFKNLYDETVEVDCPRDAVLKLIKSIKPVIFVHGISNGSYNAPFFLTRFREALFHLSAVYDMFDATIASDNDQRLVLEKEFYGREIINVVACEGSERVERPETYKQWQVRLARAGFTQLPLDQEVTEMGRTKLSNYYHKDFVLAEESNWVLLGWRGRIISACTCWVPV; translated from the coding sequence ATGGAGTCCAACTTCACTGGATTTACTTATGCTGTGGATGATTTCGAGACCAATAGCCTCACTTATCCAGCAAATGCAGATCATTCCCAGAATCTCTCAGATGGATTCAACGTAGACAAACTTTACGTTGATTTCAACTCTGCAGAAATTACCTCTCTCCTTCACCAAGCTGAACCCGCTTATCACGACCCATCTGTTGCAGTTAACCTCGATGGAGACCTTGATTTTCCATCCACAGATGTGAGTTCCAAGGATGGCTCGTTGCACCATTCTACGAGCCCCGATGATGAAAGCCCAAATCAAGGTGGGGAACCTTTCTCCCCCTCTGATTACAGCAACTCGCCCGATCCTGTTCTCCGGTACATACATCAGATGCTCATGGAGGAGAATGTGGAGGAGCAACCCTGGATAATTCCCGATGATTTGGCTCTACAAGATACAGAGAAATCTTTGTATGACGTGCTCAGTGAGAAGTGCACTTTTTCCCCTGAACAGGCTGTACAATTCGACATCAGTCAGTTCATCGGCAGCCCAAGCAGCAACTCTTATGGAAGTAGCAGCGATCAAGGTGGTGATGGCACTACTGACACCAGAACCAACCGTACCCAGTCTCCTGGTGCTAATTCACCCGATAATCCTGAAGGAAAAAACCACGCTTCCCTTCACGGCCCATATCCTGGTGATGGAGTCTTGCCATTGAATATCGATACCAATTCCCAGCTGTATACCAATCCGATAGAAGGCTTGCAGCATCGCGATGAGTTTGGTGATTCCCTTTCGACTAATCTCCTGGTCAGCAATATGTTCAGCAACAGCGATTCTGTCTTGCAGTTTAATAAAGGTTTGGAGGAGGCCAGGAAATTCCTTCCCAGTAGCATCCAATTATCAATCAACCGGGAGGATGATAAGTTGGCTCCAAATGTCAGAGAGCCTGAAAAGAATGGCACTGACTATGAGAAGAGATTGAAGAGTCTCTCAGAGAGTGGATCAAAGGGGAGAAAGAATCACAAGAGAGatgatgagagttttgaagaaGGGCGATCCAACAAGCAATCGGCATCATATACGGAAGACTCTGACCTTTCGGAAATGCTTGATAGGGTGTTGCTCGGCTCCTGTGTTAAGGGTCAATTGTCAGGTTGCACACCGACGAACATGAGCCAAACCAATGGCCCACCTGGTCCAAATGGTAGCAGGGGTCGCCGTAAGAAGGGAAATAAGAGCACAGTAGACTTAAGGAGTCTTCTGATTCTCTGTGCACAAGCTGTCTCCGCTAATGACTTCAGGACTGCTTATGAACTGCTAAAGCAAATTAGACAAGATTCTTCTGCCTCTGGTGATGGCTCTCAAAGATTGGCGCATTACTTTGCCAATGGGCTGGAAGCACGCCTCGCAGGCAGTGTCAGTGATAAGCAATCCTTTTTCAATTCTACCGAGTTGCAGAAGAGGACAGTAGCTGATAAGTTGAAGGCGTACCAGCTTCATCTTTCCGCCTGTCCATTTAAGAAATTGCCCATCCTCTTCGCAAACTTCATGCTTCGGAAGGTCGCAGCTACCGCAAAAGTGCTTCACATTATAGACTTTGGAATTGGTTACGGTTTTCAATGGCCAATCCTTATTCAGGAGCTGTCAAAGAGAGAAGGTGGATCTCCTGAGCTGCGAATAACTGGAATTGATTTTCCACAATCTGGATTTCGTCCTGCCCAGAGAATTGAAGACACCGGTCGTCGTTTGACTAAGTATTGCGAGCGCTTTAAGGTTCCCTTCGAGTTTCATGCGCTACCATCAAGGAACTGGGAATGTATCAGAGTTGAGGATCTCAATATCCGAAGTGGCGAGCTGGTTGCAGTGAATTGTCTCTCTCGATTTAAGAATCTTTATGATGAGACGGTTGAGGTGGATTGTCCACGAGATGCTGTCTTAAAGCTAATCAAGAGTATAAAACCGGTCATCTTTGTTCATGGCATAAGTAACGGATCCTATAACGCACCCTTTTTCTTGACTAGATTCCGCGAGGCTCTTTTTCATCTGTCTGCAGTTTATGATATGTTCGATGCCACCATAGCCAGTGACAACGACCAAAGGTTGGTTTTGGAGAAAGAGTTCTATGGACGGGAAATTATAAATGTCGTGGCATGTGAAGGCTCAGAGAGGGTTGAGAGGCCTGAGACATATAAGCAGTGGCAAGTTCGCCTTGCCAGGGCTGGTTTCACACAGCTTCCTTTGGATCAGGAGGTTACGGAGATGGGTAGGACTAAGTTGAGCAACTACTACCACAAGGATTTCGTGCTTGCTGAAGAAAGCAACTGGGTGCTGCTTGGTTGGAGGGGCCGGATTATTTCTGCTTGCACTTGTTGGGTGCCTGTATAG
- the LOC115746076 gene encoding scarecrow-like protein 34 — translation MACQGLSPVLARVIGHWSRIGDPPQDPETVIIMESNFPEFSSPVRGFEDDSLTHPAISYHSRNICNAVKVIEPPVISDSAEMTSLLHQPEPISCAPSVPINLDGDLNLPSADTRPAVGMLRHSTSSGESPNKEGESLSLSDHSNSKDPVLKYINQMLMEENMEEQPWVVPNIMALRHTEKSLYDALGKKYPDSPKQTERVDTNQVINSSSWSYGGSSGDHGSNGTISTGSNSCPSLDPNSHDGPEGNDNASIHAKSLGDMVLYSNVDRTFQSSINSVNRLPKYGYKFSYSVPSELLIRQLFNNNESILQYNKGLEEAKKFIPSSIHMSINQEKDGLAATIRKRAETSIDGCNQSENGSRGRKNHERHYARIEEGRANKQLALYNEDSELSDLIEKLLLSNKNGGLLSLKCKSKKLSGIKDLHDPNVIGLSGIKDLHDPNGIGFHSKNKGNESTSDLRSLLILCAQAVSANDFKTARGLLKQIRQDSSPSSDGSRRAAHYFANGLEARLAGSAGRSQAFYYSVIQKRSVADKVKAYQLHYSACPSSKFQILFSNYVILKAADTEKVLHIIDFGINFGYQWPILIQELSNRTGGVPKLRITGIEFPQPGFRPAERIEETGCRLAKYCERFNVPFEFQAIASASWECIQVADLKIRSDEFVAVNCLARFEYLYDETVEVNCQRDMVLNLIRSMKPHVFIHGIKNGSYNSPFFATRFREALFHLSTTFDIFDSTIARDNAQRLVLERDFLGRGIMNIVACEGMERVERPETYKQWQVRLTRVGFEQLPLDQEFIKKARAKLSADYHKDFMLDEENNWVLLGWRGRIISGCACWLSA, via the exons aTGGCTTGTCAAGGCCTCTCACCTGTGTTGGCAAGGGTCATTGGCCACTGGTCGAGGATCGGCGACCCCCCGCAG GATCCTGAGACGGTGATCATAATGGAGTCCAACTTCCCTGAATTCTCTTCCCCTGTTCGCGGTTTCGAGGACGATAGCCTCACTCATCCAGCCATTTCATATCATTCCCGGAATATCTGTAATGCAGTCAAAGTCATTGAACCTCCTGTTATTTCCGACTCTGCAGAAATGACCTCTCTCCTGCACCAACCCGAACCCATATCTTGTGCACCATCTGTTCCCATTAACCTTGATGGAGACCTGAATCTTCCATCGGCAGATACAAGACCCGCTGTGGGGATGCTTCGCCATTCGACTAGCTCCGGTGAAAGCCCAAATAAAGAGGGGGAGTCTCTTTCCCTCTCAGATCACAGCAACTCAAAGGATCCTGTTCTGAAATACATAAATCAGATGCTTATGGAAGAGAACATGGAGGAGCAACCCTGGGTCGTTCCCAACATCATGGCTCTACGACACACAGAGAAGTCCTTGTATGATGCACTTGGCAAGAAATACCCAGATTCCCCCAAGCAAACCGAGCGGGTTGATACCAATCAGGTCATCAACAGCTCAAGTTGGAGTTATGGTGGAAGCAGCGGCGATCATGGCAGTAATGGCACTATCAGCACCGGCTCCAACTCTTGCCCTTCTCTGGATCCAAATTCACATGATGGTCCAGAAGGAAATGATAACGCTTCCATTCATGCCAAAAGTCTGGGTGACATGGTCTTGTATTCGAACGTGGATCGCACATTTCAGTCCTCCATCAATTCTGTAAACAGATTGCCTAAGTACGGTTATAAGTTTAGTTACTCTGTTCCGAGTGAGCTACTAATTAGGCAATTGTTCAACAACAATGAGTCTATCCTGCAATATAATAAAGGGTTAGAGGAGGCCAAGAAGTTCATCCCTAGTAGCATTCACATGTCTATCAATCAGGAGAAAGATGGATTGGCTGCAACCATCAGGAAGAGAGCAGAAACCAGCATCGATGGTTGTAATCAGTCAGAGAATGGGTCAAGGGGGAGAAAGAATCATGAAAGGCATTATGCCAGGATCGAAGAAGGGCGGGCCAACAAGCAATTGGCTTTGTACAACGAAGACTCTGAGCTTTCAGATCTGATTGAAAAGTTGTTGCTCAGCAACAAAAATGGGGGGCTTCTATCATTGAAGTGCAAATCAAAGAAGTTAAGTGGAATCAAGGATCTTCATGATCCTAATGTTATTGGGTTAAGTGGAATCAAGGATCTTCATGATCCTAATGGTATTGGGTTTCATAGTAAAAATAAGGGAAACGAGAGCACATCGGATTTGAGGAGTCTTCTGATTCTTTGTGCACAAGCTGTCTCTGCTAATGACTTCAAGACCGCTCGTGGACTGCTAAAGCAAATCAGACAAGATTCATCTCCCTCCAGCGATGGTTCTCGAAGGGCAGCCCATTACTTTGCCAATGGGCTGGAAGCACGCCTTGCCGGCAGTGCCGGTAGAAGTCAAGCTTTTTATTATTCAGTTATCCAGAAGAGATCGGTAGCTGATAAGGTGAAAGCATACCAACTTCATTATTCAGCCTGTCCAAGCTCGAAATTCCAAATCCTCTTCTCAAACTACGTGATTTTGAAAGCAGCAGATACAGAAAAAGTGCTTCATATTATTGACTTCGGTATTAATTTTGGTTATCAATGGCCAATCCTTATCCAAGAGCTCTCGAACAGAACCGGAGGGGTTCCAAAGCTGCGAATCACAGGAATAGAGTTTCCACAACCTGGATTTCGTCCCGCCGAAAGAATTGAGGAAACAGGTTGCCGTTTGGCCAAGTACTGTGAGCGCTTTAATGTGCCTTTCGAATTCCAAGCGATAGCATCAGCAAGCTGGGAATGTATCCAAGTTGCAGATCTCAAGATTCGAAGCGACGAGTTTGTTGCCGTGAATTGTCTTGCTCGATTTGAGTATCTCTATGACGAGACAGTGGAGGTGAACTGTCAGCGAGATATGGTCTTAAACCTCATCAGGAGCATGAAACCTCATGTCTTTATTCATGGTATAAAAAACGGATCGTACAACTCGCCCTTTTTCGCAACAAGATTCCGGGAGGCTCTTTTTCACCTCTCTACAACTTTTGATATATTTGACAGTACCATAGCTCGTGATAATGCGCAGAGGTTGGTCCTGGAGAGAGATTTCCTCGGGCGAGGGATTATGAATATTGTGGCATGTGAAGGTATGGAGAGGGTGGAGAGGCCGGAAACATATAAGCAGTGGCAAGTTCGTCTTACCAGGGTTGGTTTCGAGCAGCTTCCTCTGGATCAAGAATTCATAAAGAAGGCTAGGGCTAAGTTGAGTGCAGATTATCACAAGGATTTCATGCTTGATGAAGAAAACAACTGGGTGCTGCTCGGTTGGAGGGGCCGGATAATTTCCGGCTGCGCCTGTTGGTTATCAGCATAG